A genomic window from Cydia amplana chromosome 3, ilCydAmpl1.1, whole genome shotgun sequence includes:
- the LOC134662621 gene encoding uncharacterized protein LOC134662621, which translates to MFKVPEWGTDVPDTSVNFSKSANNKQGKMSSTAETKESKVKPPQVNGNIQKKTTAKKSTDKRKLKKIRQKNRKIYQTLSKPQNIESETSSNHNQPGRFVLNPNKPEPKQSEPKPVLNTKKHNAVNKNHDKLKKPKLNKSPKQKNKNQKAINNPNETNGTEKKPQKQKHNKELEISDIELNNVDTDKADEAIINAKKKKLTEAFKNEDQEDILFREKPKVKFNKKKEQIKKMLEQSNRNSINLSGNSNSLRERMIAKLQAAQFRYLNEKLYTSSGTEAKELFQADPAAFETYHQGYQQQIKKWPVNPLDLIVKRIMKMPKTHLIADMGCGSATLSHRIPQKVRSFDLVASSPGVDACDMAHTPLLSASVDVVVYCLALMGTQLAEYLAEGNRVLKTGGHLLIAEVESRFDKLEEFTRGVERLGFKLLQTDQTHNVFYFMEFKKIQEASKKARHVPLTLKPCLYKRR; encoded by the exons ATGTTCAAAGTGCCAGAATGGGGCACCGACGTGCCCGACACTAGTGTAAACTTCTCCAAATCTGCAAAC AATAAACAGGGAAAAATGTCGTCTACGGCAGAGACCAAAGAGTCTAAAGTCAAACCTCCTCAAGTAAATGGCAACATTCAGAAAAAAACAACCGCTAAGAAATCTACGGACAAGCGGAAGTTGAAGAAAATCAGGCAGAAAAACAGGAAAATATATCAAACTTTGAGTAAACCTCAAAATATTGAATCTGAAACTAGTTCAAATCACAATCAACCAGGTAGATTTGTATTAAACCCAAATAAACCGGAACCTAAGCAAAGTGAGCCGAAACCTGTTCTAAATACCAAAAAACATAATGCTGTTAATAAAAACCATGATAAACttaagaaacccaaacttaacaAATctcctaaacaaaaaaataagaaccaaaaagcGATCAATAATCCAAATGAAACTAATGGCACGGAAAAAAAGCCTCAGAAGCAAAAACATAACAAAGAACTTGAAATAAGTGACATAGAGCTTAATAATGTTGACACAGACAAAGCAGACGAGGCAATTATTAATGCTAAGAAAAAGAAATTGACTGAGGCTTTTAAGAATGAGGACCAAGAAGATATTTTGTTCAGAGAAAAGCCTAAAGTAAAATTTAACAAGAAGAAGGAGCAGATAAAGAAAATGCTGGAGCAAAGCAACCGGAACTCTATCAATCTTAGTGGGAATTCTAATTCACTGCGAGAAAGAATGATTGCCAAATTGCAAG CTGCGCAGTTCAGATATCTCAATGAAAAGCTGTACACATCATCGGGAACAGAAGCAAAGGAGCTGTTCCAAGCTGACCCAGCAGCCTTCGAGACATACCACCAAGGTTACCAGCAGCAGATCAAGAAATGGCCCGTGAACCCGCTGGACCTCATTGTCAAGAGGATCATGAAAAT GCCTAAAACCCACCTCATAGCAGACATGGGTTGTGGCTCTGCCACTCTTTCCCATCGGATTCCCCAGAAGGTCCGCTCATTTGACCTGGTGGCTTCATCACCAGGGGTTGACGCTTGTGACATGGCTCATACACCATTGTTGAGCGCGTCGGTGGACGTGGTGGTGTATTGTCTGGCGTTGATGGGGACGCAGTTGGCCGAATATTTGGCTGAAGGGAACAGGGTGCTGAAGACTGG AGGCCACCTCCTGATCGCCGAGGTGGAGTCCCGGTTCGACAAGCTGGAAGAGTTCACGCGCGGAGTCGAGCGGCTCGGGTTCAAGCTCCTCCAGACTGATCAGACTCACAACGTGTTCTATTTTATGGAGTTTAAGAAAATTCAGGAGGCGTCGAAAAAAGCTAGACACGTGCCGTTGACTTTGAAACCTTGCTTGTATAAGAGACGAtag